One Alteromonas sp. KC3 DNA segment encodes these proteins:
- a CDS encoding AAA domain-containing protein, with protein sequence MTTNKHFINLAQYFRRSIIDSERLSPNTQSLLDAIKPRKHSIVKRDAPFAIASNVWQSGELDSEITQAIFKILKVDKTTKQIEIVLMPRVDLIKVSAGKSVGQPSPIIAPIVAQLRLNRTGELQPSDKPPYVPRECLAPNQSDQIPFGKVSTMDEFIDQNPFNAANWTELTDYCDRMIASLLADKIINKKDELSPTLQDYELLDEYQIRQDISLVLLEPPIVAGFHILKIYDAILRGTELNQLFKKVFSIHSAAEKPYRDLTLDIEECKNHVGQMTAEFPLAEKQRNALHYVARMDEGDLLAVNGPPGTGKTTLLRSVVADSWVRAAILRKEPPIVVATSSSNQAVTNILDSFSKIEETNVEEALKGRWLPNINAYGLYACGDNKANKENPYSYVTKKGAGIMQAMESDVPIEEMKKHFLMSFNTWSIDNKVDDVKQAEDSLYKALCQCTQMQQNIQKQFLNTKQQLNICEKRYGSKENLYSQIEKLSSEKRKLECAIANNESLITEFLLQWQKRPWFAKLFSFIPAVKRQWSLNNEILARKLFLSINTLDAGLITDNIIRHTISTKSIALSTDLAELENEYITALSFQEQLEKDSLLLTDLLSNVSLDQKIETITYGDLVNRIDTQLRFRAFKLATHYWEARWINDASRMNSQPRTPAERIQAYRRYAKLTPCFVATFNMLPNFFEVSEKDGDGWKSTPMVDSVDLLIVDEAGQALPHVAAASFLVAKKALLVGDVNQIEPVWSLSKGVDKANLTLTNLINKQLDYESFWLDSEMIASSGNLMKVAQRQSHYCQFEDLEKGLFLTEHRRCYDSIVHYCNKLVYKGHLEPLRGESSKEQLFPSMGFVNHVSFSQRLGTSRINLIEAEFICKWIIENKQALACDNKLEKAVAIITPFKMQEKIIRQALNKHGLVGIKVGTVHVFQGAECDVVLFSSVYASNDGSGSKFYDRGSNMLNVAVSRAKNSFIVFGDANIFGADNSSSPSSLLKGLLTRFSTQKSVINHKQM encoded by the coding sequence ATGACAACTAATAAACATTTTATTAATCTCGCTCAGTATTTTAGGCGGTCTATAATCGATAGTGAACGTCTGTCACCAAACACCCAGTCACTGCTAGATGCAATAAAACCACGCAAGCATAGCATAGTTAAAAGAGATGCACCTTTTGCTATTGCGTCGAACGTTTGGCAGTCGGGGGAATTAGATTCCGAAATAACTCAGGCCATTTTTAAGATACTTAAAGTAGATAAGACAACAAAGCAAATTGAGATCGTTCTGATGCCAAGGGTCGATTTGATAAAAGTCTCAGCAGGAAAATCTGTAGGTCAACCAAGCCCCATAATTGCTCCAATAGTCGCACAACTTCGCTTAAATAGAACTGGTGAATTACAACCCAGTGACAAACCGCCTTACGTTCCTAGAGAATGCTTAGCTCCTAATCAATCAGATCAAATCCCATTCGGAAAAGTGAGTACTATGGATGAGTTTATTGATCAAAACCCATTCAACGCAGCGAACTGGACTGAATTAACGGACTATTGTGATCGAATGATTGCGAGTTTGTTGGCCGATAAAATCATTAATAAAAAAGATGAATTGTCACCTACATTACAAGATTATGAGTTGCTCGACGAATATCAAATTCGTCAGGATATTAGTTTAGTTTTACTTGAGCCGCCTATTGTCGCAGGCTTTCATATACTGAAAATATATGATGCGATTTTGCGTGGTACGGAATTGAATCAATTATTCAAAAAAGTATTTTCGATTCACTCTGCCGCAGAAAAGCCATATAGAGATCTAACACTTGATATCGAAGAATGTAAAAACCATGTTGGGCAAATGACTGCTGAATTTCCTTTAGCGGAAAAACAGCGCAATGCTCTTCATTACGTAGCAAGGATGGATGAAGGAGACTTGCTAGCTGTTAACGGGCCGCCCGGCACCGGCAAAACGACGCTGCTGAGATCAGTCGTAGCAGATTCATGGGTACGTGCTGCTATACTAAGAAAAGAACCCCCGATTGTCGTTGCAACTTCAAGTAGTAATCAGGCTGTAACGAATATTCTAGATAGTTTTAGTAAGATTGAAGAGACTAATGTTGAGGAGGCATTGAAAGGACGTTGGTTACCAAATATCAATGCCTATGGCCTTTATGCCTGTGGAGACAATAAGGCTAATAAAGAAAACCCGTATTCTTATGTTACTAAAAAAGGGGCGGGCATCATGCAGGCGATGGAAAGTGATGTGCCCATCGAAGAGATGAAAAAACATTTCTTAATGTCTTTTAATACATGGAGCATCGACAACAAGGTTGACGATGTTAAGCAAGCTGAAGATTCACTTTACAAAGCGCTATGTCAGTGCACTCAAATGCAGCAAAATATTCAAAAACAGTTTTTAAATACAAAACAGCAATTGAATATCTGCGAAAAGCGATATGGCTCAAAAGAGAATCTATATTCTCAAATCGAAAAGTTATCTAGTGAAAAACGAAAGCTAGAATGTGCCATTGCAAACAATGAATCTCTTATCACAGAATTTTTGCTTCAGTGGCAAAAACGACCTTGGTTTGCAAAACTTTTTTCATTTATCCCAGCAGTCAAAAGGCAATGGAGTTTAAACAATGAAATCCTAGCCCGTAAACTTTTTCTGTCCATCAATACTTTAGACGCTGGTTTAATCACAGATAATATTATTCGCCATACGATCAGCACTAAAAGCATAGCACTTTCGACTGATCTAGCAGAACTTGAAAACGAATACATTACGGCACTATCATTCCAAGAGCAACTCGAAAAGGACTCACTGTTGCTAACTGACTTATTAAGCAATGTGTCTTTAGATCAGAAAATAGAAACAATAACTTATGGCGACTTAGTCAATAGAATTGACACTCAATTGCGTTTTAGAGCGTTTAAGTTGGCTACTCACTATTGGGAAGCTCGTTGGATTAATGATGCTTCTCGAATGAATAGTCAGCCTAGAACACCAGCTGAGAGAATCCAAGCTTATCGACGCTACGCAAAATTAACCCCCTGCTTTGTCGCGACATTCAACATGCTTCCTAACTTTTTTGAAGTTTCTGAAAAGGATGGGGACGGCTGGAAAAGTACACCTATGGTTGATAGTGTTGACCTATTGATTGTTGATGAAGCCGGTCAAGCACTTCCTCATGTCGCAGCGGCAAGTTTCTTAGTTGCCAAAAAAGCTTTACTAGTGGGAGATGTCAATCAAATAGAACCTGTATGGAGTCTTTCCAAAGGGGTAGACAAAGCAAATTTGACGTTAACTAATTTGATTAATAAGCAACTTGACTATGAATCGTTTTGGCTTGACAGCGAGATGATTGCAAGTAGTGGTAATTTAATGAAAGTTGCCCAACGACAGTCGCATTACTGTCAGTTTGAGGACCTCGAAAAAGGCTTGTTCTTAACCGAGCATAGGCGCTGTTACGATTCAATTGTTCATTATTGTAATAAACTAGTCTATAAAGGGCATTTGGAGCCCTTGCGTGGTGAAAGCTCAAAAGAACAACTTTTTCCATCGATGGGGTTTGTAAATCATGTAAGCTTTTCTCAACGCCTCGGAACCAGCCGCATTAACTTGATAGAAGCTGAGTTTATCTGTAAGTGGATCATTGAAAATAAGCAGGCCCTAGCATGTGATAACAAACTTGAAAAAGCTGTTGCAATCATTACTCCCTTCAAAATGCAGGAAAAAATTATTCGCCAAGCGCTTAATAAGCACGGACTTGTAGGCATAAAAGTGGGGACGGTTCACGTTTTTCAAGGCGCTGAATGTGATGTGGTTTTGTTTTCTTCCGTTTATGCTTCAAATGATGGTAGCGGTAGTAAATTCTACGATCGCGGAAGCAATATGCTAAATGTAGCTGTTTCAAGAGCTAAAAATTCTTTTATTGTTTTCGGTGATGCTAATATTTTCGGAGCTGACAATTCGTCTAGCCCTTCAAGCTTACTCAAAGGTTTATTAACTAGATTTTCTACGCAAAAATCTGTAATAAACCACAAACAGATGTAA
- the mads1 gene encoding methylation-associated defense system helix-turn-helix domain-containing protein MAD1: MADDILTIQEVATYLKLNEKTAYRLASEGKLPGFKVGGSWRFKRIDLEKWIEEQKQK; the protein is encoded by the coding sequence ATGGCCGATGATATTTTGACCATTCAAGAGGTCGCCACCTACCTAAAGCTAAATGAAAAGACGGCATATCGACTTGCAAGTGAAGGAAAATTGCCTGGTTTTAAGGTGGGTGGAAGTTGGCGTTTTAAGCGCATAGATTTGGAAAAGTGGATTGAAGAACAAAAACAAAAATAA
- a CDS encoding type I restriction endonuclease subunit R encodes MKFNEDSRVKIPAILHLMRLGYQYLSLKGQSWDLDTNIFPELFKTAISKINPGIEEAESGRLLEDVKLLLDNEDLGRAFFERLSERSNTKLIDFENFNNNTFHVVTELTCQNGDEEFRPDITLLINGMPLVFIEVKKPNNREGILAERDRINKRFQNPKFKRFANITQFMIFSNNMEYDDGDPEPVQGAFYASSSYHKPVFNYFREEEILNLTALLKSVSDDDELKVLKDNNLEVIRSNPEFQTNKQPERPTNRICTSLLSRERLAFILRYALTYVLETDGLQKHIMRYPQLFATKAIENKLSKGIRKGIIWHTQGSGKTALTYYNVRFLTDYFQKQQIIPKFYFIVDRLDLLQQAQHEFTARGLTVHTINSRDAFTRDIKATQVLHNHSGKPEITVVNIQKFKDDPDVVSTQDYNVAIQRVYFLDEVHRSYNPKGSFLANLSQSDSNAIKIGLTGTPLLGDDYNSRALFGDYIHKYYYNASIADGYTLRLIREEISTQYKIDLQKALEEAEVKMGDVDRKLIYAHPNFVEPMLTYIVNDFEKSRGALNDTSIGGMVICDSSDQAKQMFEIFNEIYAETPILPQKVGDSNSQVLEVTEPAPTAYTESAKQAQKVKNAALILHDIGTKEERKNWVEDFKAGKIDFLFVYNMLLTGFDAKRLKKLYLGRVIRKHNLLQALTRVNRTYKDFRYGYVVDFADIRKEFDATNKAYFDELQSELGDEMEHYSDLFKSQEEIKQEIEHIKDILFRFDTENMEEFCNQISQIQDRDTVLALKKALADARSLYNLIRLQGEYDFLDELDFAKLNVLYRETSNHLDLLNLKNDLESGQDTSNLLNRALEDVIFKFVKIGEEELVLADKLKSTLRQTREALASNFDQQDPQFISLKEELERLFKKKNLSEVTQDEMVANIDALNKIHDRVKELNRQNNQLRQKYLGDAKYTRIHKRLQERGDISDSERKIFEALVGVKQDADEQVLNNSQVLDNESYFERQMMPLVIARFMKEQNIKLNADASRYINHLVVAEYLKEFNTGSQIW; translated from the coding sequence ATGAAATTTAATGAAGATTCTCGCGTTAAGATTCCAGCTATTTTGCATTTAATGCGTCTAGGCTACCAGTACTTATCACTTAAAGGACAAAGCTGGGATCTAGATACCAATATCTTCCCTGAATTATTTAAAACCGCTATCAGCAAAATTAACCCAGGTATTGAAGAAGCTGAATCTGGTCGACTATTAGAAGATGTAAAACTACTCCTTGATAATGAAGACCTAGGTCGAGCTTTCTTTGAGCGCCTGTCTGAGCGTTCAAATACCAAGTTGATTGACTTTGAAAACTTTAATAACAACACCTTCCATGTTGTCACCGAGCTAACGTGCCAGAATGGCGATGAAGAGTTCCGCCCAGATATCACGCTGCTCATCAATGGTATGCCGCTTGTGTTTATCGAGGTGAAAAAGCCGAATAACCGCGAAGGTATTTTGGCAGAGCGGGACCGCATCAATAAACGCTTTCAAAACCCTAAATTTAAACGTTTTGCCAACATCACCCAGTTTATGATTTTCTCTAATAACATGGAGTACGATGATGGCGACCCAGAACCAGTTCAAGGTGCTTTTTACGCTAGTAGTTCTTATCACAAACCAGTCTTTAACTATTTCCGCGAAGAAGAAATCTTAAATTTAACCGCCCTGCTAAAGTCAGTGTCGGATGATGACGAGCTAAAAGTCTTAAAAGACAACAATCTGGAAGTAATCCGTAGTAACCCAGAATTTCAAACCAACAAGCAACCAGAACGACCGACCAATCGCATATGTACTTCGTTGTTATCCCGTGAGCGCTTAGCCTTTATTTTACGTTATGCCTTAACCTATGTGTTGGAAACTGACGGATTACAAAAACATATCATGCGCTATCCGCAGCTGTTTGCTACCAAAGCTATTGAAAATAAGCTCAGCAAAGGCATTAGAAAAGGTATTATTTGGCACACTCAAGGTAGTGGTAAAACCGCCCTTACTTATTACAACGTGCGCTTTTTAACCGACTATTTCCAAAAACAGCAAATCATCCCTAAATTTTATTTTATTGTTGACCGCTTAGACTTACTGCAACAAGCGCAGCATGAATTTACCGCCCGTGGTTTAACCGTTCACACCATAAACTCGCGGGATGCCTTTACGCGTGATATCAAAGCCACACAAGTGCTCCATAATCATTCTGGCAAGCCAGAAATCACCGTAGTAAATATTCAAAAGTTTAAAGATGACCCTGATGTAGTTAGCACTCAAGACTACAACGTAGCGATACAGCGCGTGTACTTTTTAGACGAAGTTCACCGCAGCTATAACCCCAAAGGCAGTTTTTTAGCCAACTTGAGCCAGTCTGACAGCAACGCCATCAAAATTGGCTTAACGGGCACCCCGCTATTGGGCGATGACTACAACTCACGCGCTTTGTTTGGTGACTACATTCATAAGTACTACTACAACGCGTCCATTGCCGACGGTTACACTTTGCGCTTAATCCGTGAAGAGATCAGCACCCAATACAAAATCGATTTGCAAAAAGCCCTTGAAGAAGCCGAAGTGAAAATGGGCGATGTTGATCGTAAGCTGATATACGCCCACCCAAATTTTGTTGAACCTATGCTCACTTACATAGTGAACGACTTTGAAAAAAGTCGTGGTGCATTGAATGATACTAGCATTGGCGGGATGGTGATCTGCGATAGTTCAGACCAAGCGAAGCAGATGTTTGAAATATTCAATGAGATTTATGCCGAAACGCCTATTCTTCCACAAAAAGTAGGTGACTCAAATAGCCAAGTACTCGAAGTCACTGAACCTGCTCCAACAGCTTATACCGAATCAGCTAAACAAGCCCAAAAAGTAAAAAACGCCGCCCTGATCCTGCACGACATCGGCACAAAAGAAGAACGTAAAAACTGGGTAGAAGATTTCAAAGCCGGCAAAATCGACTTTTTGTTTGTGTACAACATGCTACTCACGGGCTTTGATGCCAAGCGCCTGAAAAAGCTCTACCTTGGCCGAGTTATTCGCAAACACAACTTGCTTCAAGCCCTCACGCGTGTAAACCGTACATACAAAGATTTTCGCTATGGTTATGTGGTGGATTTTGCCGATATTCGTAAAGAATTTGATGCCACTAACAAGGCCTATTTCGACGAATTACAGTCGGAACTTGGCGATGAGATGGAGCACTATTCAGACCTGTTTAAATCTCAGGAAGAGATCAAACAAGAAATCGAGCATATCAAAGATATTTTGTTCCGCTTTGATACAGAGAACATGGAAGAGTTCTGCAACCAAATCAGCCAAATACAAGACCGAGATACGGTACTGGCGCTAAAGAAAGCCTTAGCTGATGCTCGCAGCTTGTATAACCTCATTCGCCTGCAAGGTGAGTATGACTTTCTGGATGAACTGGATTTTGCCAAGCTTAATGTGCTTTACCGCGAAACCAGTAACCATTTAGACCTACTAAACCTCAAAAACGATTTGGAGAGCGGCCAAGACACCAGCAACCTGCTCAACCGCGCTTTAGAAGACGTGATCTTCAAGTTTGTAAAAATCGGCGAAGAAGAACTGGTCCTGGCCGACAAGTTGAAAAGTACCTTGCGCCAAACCCGTGAAGCACTAGCCAGCAACTTTGATCAGCAAGATCCACAGTTTATTAGCTTGAAAGAAGAACTAGAGCGCTTGTTTAAGAAGAAAAACCTCAGCGAAGTCACCCAGGACGAAATGGTTGCAAACATTGACGCGCTCAATAAAATTCACGACCGTGTGAAAGAACTCAATCGCCAAAACAACCAGCTGCGACAAAAGTATCTAGGTGATGCCAAATACACTCGTATTCATAAGCGCTTGCAAGAACGTGGGGATATTTCAGACAGTGAGCGAAAAATATTTGAGGCTTTAGTTGGCGTGAAACAAGATGCCGATGAGCAAGTCCTCAACAATAGCCAAGTGCTCGACAATGAAAGTTACTTCGAGCGTCAAATGATGCCGCTGGTAATAGCGCGCTTTATGAAAGAACAAAATATCAAACTTAACGCAGACGCATCTCGTTATATCAACCACCTCGTCGTCGCGGAATATTTAAAAGAATTTAATACCGGCAGCCAAATTTGGTAG
- a CDS encoding HsdM family class I SAM-dependent methyltransferase has product MVELEFQQKTKTLIDSLKSICANYGLGNDGNEFKIITQTFLYKFLNDKFAFEAKKLDDNIAKADKWEEVLAAMSEDDLDMLQLQMGGDTARLKPQHFISYLFSQQNAPDFAKLFDDTLIDIAITNNDVFAVKTDGGAKVVLFDRISQYIADDSKRDAFCRAIINKLVEFSFERIFTQKFDFYATIFEYLIKDYNSNSGGKYAEYFTPHAVARIMAEILVPKEQRGTVRNVSCYDPSAGSGTLLMNVAHAIGENRCSIYTQDISQKSSNLLRLNLILNNLVHSIPNVIQGNTVWHPYHKDGKELKRFDYIVSNPPFKLDFSDFRDELDSKENKERFFAGIPKTPAKAKDKMAIYSLFLQHIIASLKPNGKAAVVVPTGFITAQSGIDKKIREHLVKNKMLAGVVSMPSNIFATTGTNVSILFIDASNDGDVVLVDASNLGEKVKDGKNQKTVLTSDEEQQIIDVFNAKETVDDFSVAVRYDDIQAKNYSLSAGQYFDVKIEYVNITPEQFAEKMQDFTNNLDNMFSQSRELEAEIKKQLAGLKFNG; this is encoded by the coding sequence ATGGTTGAATTAGAATTTCAGCAAAAAACTAAAACCCTGATTGATAGCTTAAAAAGCATCTGTGCCAACTATGGTTTAGGAAATGACGGTAACGAATTTAAAATCATTACCCAAACGTTTTTGTATAAGTTTTTAAACGACAAGTTCGCCTTTGAAGCGAAAAAGCTCGACGACAACATTGCCAAGGCGGACAAGTGGGAAGAAGTCCTCGCGGCTATGTCGGAAGATGACCTCGACATGCTTCAACTGCAAATGGGCGGCGACACCGCACGGTTGAAACCGCAGCACTTTATTAGCTACCTATTTAGCCAGCAAAATGCCCCTGACTTTGCCAAGCTGTTTGACGATACCCTCATCGACATTGCTATAACCAATAACGATGTGTTTGCAGTAAAAACCGATGGAGGCGCAAAAGTGGTGCTGTTTGACCGCATCAGCCAATACATTGCTGACGACTCAAAACGCGATGCCTTCTGCCGCGCCATTATCAATAAATTAGTGGAGTTCAGTTTTGAGCGTATTTTCACTCAAAAATTCGACTTCTACGCCACCATCTTTGAATACCTGATCAAAGACTACAACAGCAATTCTGGCGGTAAATACGCTGAGTATTTTACCCCTCATGCAGTAGCACGCATTATGGCGGAAATCTTAGTACCCAAAGAACAGCGCGGCACAGTACGTAATGTCAGTTGTTACGACCCATCGGCAGGGTCTGGCACTTTGTTAATGAACGTTGCGCACGCCATTGGTGAAAATCGCTGTAGCATTTACACGCAAGATATTTCACAAAAATCATCAAACCTGCTGCGTTTAAACCTGATCTTAAATAATTTGGTGCACTCAATCCCGAATGTGATCCAGGGTAATACCGTTTGGCACCCTTATCACAAAGACGGTAAAGAGTTAAAACGCTTTGACTACATCGTCTCAAACCCGCCATTTAAACTCGATTTCAGCGACTTTAGAGATGAGCTAGACAGCAAAGAGAACAAAGAACGCTTTTTTGCTGGTATTCCTAAAACACCAGCTAAAGCCAAAGATAAAATGGCAATTTACTCGCTGTTTTTACAACATATCATTGCTTCGCTTAAACCTAATGGTAAAGCGGCTGTTGTAGTACCAACCGGCTTTATTACTGCGCAATCGGGTATTGATAAAAAAATTCGTGAACATTTGGTGAAAAACAAAATGCTGGCGGGCGTTGTTTCCATGCCATCGAATATTTTTGCCACCACAGGCACTAACGTATCCATCCTGTTTATCGACGCCAGCAACGATGGCGATGTGGTACTGGTAGATGCTTCCAACTTGGGCGAAAAAGTCAAAGACGGCAAAAACCAAAAAACCGTATTAACCTCCGATGAAGAACAACAAATTATTGATGTCTTTAACGCCAAAGAGACAGTAGATGATTTTTCTGTCGCTGTGCGTTATGACGACATTCAAGCCAAAAATTACTCGTTAAGTGCAGGCCAGTATTTTGATGTCAAAATCGAATATGTAAATATTACCCCGGAGCAGTTTGCAGAGAAAATGCAGGACTTTACCAATAACTTGGATAACATGTTTTCCCAGTCTCGTGAATTAGAAGCGGAGATCAAAAAACAGTTGGCGGGGTTAAAGTTTAATGGATAA
- a CDS encoding restriction endonuclease subunit S produces MDKTIGLACNISTGKLDANQAIPGGEYPFFTCAEFPDQIDHFAYDDDVVLVAGNNARGNFHVSRYKGKFNAYQRTYILTAKEGFNIDYVYYALKLELKRLREKSQGSQTKFLTMPILTGIHFRDITGDEQSKIANVLSVIDKKIELNNRINAELEAMAKTLYDYWFVQFDFPDANGNSYKTSGGKMVYNPILKREIPEGWEVKNLGDISHIKAGGDKPTGYSETQTDDNQVPIFSNGITEDGLYGYTSKATIEFPSITVSARGTIGYAVLRTKPFVPIIRLLVLTPYHSEDIKFLDEAVKRIGFENSGSVQQQLTVPQISKINIIYPPQIIREQYAGAVMGSVKKIELLKEQSRDLKALRDWLLPMLMNGQVTVK; encoded by the coding sequence ATGGATAAAACAATAGGTCTAGCTTGTAACATATCAACTGGGAAACTAGATGCCAATCAAGCGATTCCAGGTGGAGAATATCCATTTTTTACTTGCGCTGAATTCCCTGATCAGATAGATCACTTTGCATATGATGATGATGTTGTGCTTGTAGCTGGTAACAATGCCCGGGGGAACTTTCATGTAAGTCGGTATAAGGGGAAATTCAATGCTTACCAGCGCACTTATATTCTAACCGCCAAAGAAGGCTTCAATATTGATTATGTTTATTACGCACTAAAACTCGAATTAAAGAGATTACGGGAAAAGTCACAAGGCTCTCAGACTAAATTTTTGACGATGCCAATTCTCACAGGAATCCACTTTCGCGATATTACAGGTGATGAACAATCAAAAATCGCCAATGTATTAAGTGTCATCGATAAAAAAATCGAACTCAATAACCGCATCAACGCCGAGCTGGAGGCCATGGCCAAAACCCTATACGACTATTGGTTTGTACAGTTCGACTTCCCCGATGCCAATGGCAACTCCTACAAGACCTCCGGTGGCAAAATGGTATACAACCCAATCCTAAAACGGGAAATACCGGAGGGATGGGAAGTAAAAAATCTAGGTGACATTTCTCATATTAAAGCCGGCGGAGATAAGCCGACAGGATATTCTGAAACACAAACAGATGATAACCAAGTCCCTATATTTTCAAATGGAATCACTGAAGATGGTCTTTATGGCTACACAAGCAAAGCCACAATTGAATTTCCGAGCATTACAGTCTCTGCGCGTGGAACAATTGGTTATGCTGTATTGAGAACGAAACCATTCGTCCCAATAATTCGATTACTTGTATTGACACCGTATCATAGCGAAGACATTAAATTTTTAGATGAGGCAGTCAAACGAATAGGGTTCGAAAACTCAGGGTCGGTTCAACAACAGTTAACAGTACCGCAAATTTCCAAGATTAATATTATTTATCCACCGCAAATAATTCGTGAACAGTATGCTGGCGCAGTTATGGGTAGTGTGAAAAAAATTGAATTGCTGAAGGAGCAAAGCCGAGATCTTAAGGCTTTACGCGACTGGCTTCTCCCCATGTTAATGAACGGCCAGGTAACAGTAAAATGA